Proteins from one Bacillaceae bacterium S4-13-56 genomic window:
- the lipA gene encoding lipoyl synthase — MAKREEHVRKPEWLKIKINANQSYHNLKKIMRERGLNTVCEEAKCPNLHECWSERKTATFMILGDTCTRGCRFCAVKTGLPNELDRQEPEKVAESVELMGLKHVVVTAVARDDLKDGGAFIFAETIRAIHKRMPGTTVEVLPSDMAGDYESLRTLLGAGPDIFNHNIETVRRLTPTVRSKATYDRSLELLKRVKEVAPNLPTKSSLMVGLGETKEEILQAMDDLLAHDVDIMTIGQYLQPTKKHLKVERYYHPDEFKELQEIALEKGFKHCESGPLVRSSYHADEQVNETSLQRRIKYMKGYEETTQQKLNHL; from the coding sequence ATGGCAAAAAGAGAAGAACATGTACGCAAACCAGAATGGTTAAAAATTAAGATTAATGCAAACCAATCCTACCATAATTTAAAGAAGATTATGAGGGAACGGGGATTAAATACTGTCTGTGAGGAAGCAAAGTGTCCCAACTTACATGAATGTTGGAGTGAAAGAAAAACAGCTACTTTCATGATTCTAGGGGATACATGCACTAGAGGATGCCGTTTCTGTGCAGTAAAAACAGGTCTTCCGAATGAACTTGATCGTCAAGAGCCAGAGAAGGTTGCTGAATCAGTAGAATTAATGGGACTTAAACATGTGGTCGTGACTGCAGTAGCGAGGGATGATTTGAAAGATGGAGGAGCCTTCATTTTTGCTGAGACCATTCGTGCCATCCATAAAAGAATGCCAGGTACTACAGTGGAGGTACTCCCATCAGATATGGCGGGTGACTATGAGAGCTTACGTACTCTTTTAGGTGCAGGGCCTGATATTTTCAACCATAATATTGAGACAGTTCGACGTTTGACACCAACTGTTCGTTCTAAAGCCACATATGACCGCTCATTAGAATTGTTAAAGAGAGTAAAAGAGGTTGCTCCAAACCTTCCTACTAAATCTAGCCTAATGGTCGGCTTAGGCGAGACAAAAGAAGAGATTTTACAAGCCATGGATGATTTATTGGCTCATGATGTAGATATTATGACTATTGGGCAGTATCTACAGCCTACCAAGAAGCATTTAAAAGTAGAAAGATATTATCATCCTGATGAGTTCAAGGAGCTTCAAGAGATTGCTCTTGAAAAAGGCTTTAAGCACTGTGAATCTGGTCCTCTCGTGCGTTCCTCTTATCATGCAGACGAACAGGTCAATGAAACCTCTTTACAACGAAGAATCAAGTATATGAAAGGCTATGAGGAAACAACTCAACAAAAATTAAATCATTTATAG
- a CDS encoding biotin/lipoate A/B protein ligase family protein: protein MDQTWIYLNTGKGTPTFNMALDEMLLTWHSRGEIPPAIRFYQWDPATLSIGYFQKIKDKIDLDAVREKGLGFVRRLTGGRAVLHDQELTYSVVVAEQGQDMPRSVIEAYRVLSQGILEGYKEIGIEAEFSIPQEKLNQTGSAVCFEEPSWYELVIGGRKAAGSAQTRQKGVILQHGSIPIEFDDEKLFDLFIYPNDKIKERSRRAFKEKAVAIQEVVDHPISIEDVEKAFKKGFEKGLHINLEPYTLSSKQLEEVRDLEEKKFGNDEWTYYR from the coding sequence ATGGATCAAACATGGATATATTTAAATACAGGTAAAGGTACACCAACTTTTAATATGGCATTGGATGAAATGTTGCTTACATGGCATAGTAGAGGAGAAATTCCACCTGCTATTCGCTTTTATCAATGGGATCCTGCAACTTTATCTATCGGATATTTTCAAAAAATTAAAGATAAGATTGACTTAGATGCAGTAAGAGAAAAGGGCCTAGGTTTTGTTAGAAGATTAACAGGGGGTCGTGCAGTTTTACATGATCAAGAGCTTACATATAGTGTAGTAGTTGCAGAACAGGGGCAAGATATGCCAAGATCAGTAATAGAGGCTTATCGTGTTCTTTCCCAAGGAATACTTGAGGGTTATAAGGAGATCGGAATTGAAGCTGAATTTTCAATTCCACAGGAGAAACTGAATCAAACCGGTTCAGCTGTCTGTTTCGAAGAACCTTCATGGTACGAATTGGTGATCGGAGGAAGAAAGGCTGCAGGAAGTGCACAAACTCGTCAAAAAGGAGTCATTCTACAGCATGGTTCCATTCCCATCGAGTTTGATGACGAAAAACTTTTTGATTTGTTTATTTATCCTAATGATAAAATCAAAGAACGGTCTCGAAGAGCATTCAAGGAGAAAGCCGTTGCTATCCAAGAGGTGGTTGATCACCCAATTTCTATAGAGGATGTAGAAAAGGCTTTTAAAAAGGGTTTTGAGAAAGGGTTACATATAAACTTAGAGCCTTATACACTATCCTCTAAGCAATTGGAGGAAGTAAGGGACCTTGAAGAAAAGAAATTTGGAAATGATGAATGGACCTATTATCGATAA